The stretch of DNA ATCCTCGACATGACGGTTTCGACAGACTCCCTTATCCTCCCCTTCTCGGCGAGCTTTTCGAGGCTCCACCTTATCCTCTGGAGGGCGTTGTTCAGGATGTCTATGTTGATGTCGGCCAGGTAGACTTTGAAGCCCGCTATGGCTGCGAGCTCAGCTATCCCGTGGCCCATGGTCCCGGCGCCCACAACCGTTATGGTCTTAACTTCCCCTGCCAAGGCTACCAAGCCGCCATACTAGAGTTGTTTTTGAGGGTCTAAATCCCAACGTATTCCCTTCGACTAAACAGGCCACGGTAAACGTTTTAATAACCCTTAATAGCTCCAGGGGCCTCACTTTAGAATCCGGTGTATCCGGGTATGAGCAAGTATCTAGACGAGCTGAAGGACATACTCAGGCCGCACCTGGCCAAGTATGGGCTAAAGATACTACCAAGGGGCCAGAGCCAGTTCAGCCTTGTCAGGGGCAGTGAGATAGTTATGACCGTTAGAGACGCCCAGGAGATCGTAGAGCTCTCATACAAACAGAAGAAGTACTCGTATGACAAGTGGTACACAAAGCCCGAGCATCTGGCCCAGACCATTCTAAACGTCCTGGAGGCCCAGGAGAAGGAGGTCTCCTCCTAAGAAGCGGGGAGACAGGAGAACGCGCTCCAGGACTGCAGGGCAACGGTTTTACCAGGCCTGGCTTACACTGGCGCCTTAATATCCTCTCCTCCTACCCGCTTGGGTAGTATTATCTGGCGGTATGGAGCCTTAGAGCTATTTCTGCCTGAGCTTAGACCTTATATAGTGTGGTGTTCTCAGGCTTGGTAGACTCTCTTGGATTCCACCTCTGGTGCCCCCGTTGCGGTATCAAACTCAGAGAGGGGGAGTACAGGCCCTGGTGCCCCCGCTGTAGAGGCCCTCTTGAAGCTGTGGGGCTTCCCCGGCTGCCGCCTGTGCTGGGGGAGGGTTCGACGCCCCTCGTGGAGGCTGGTGAGGGGGTCTATGCTAAGCTCGAGTATCTAAACCCGTCGGGCAGCTTCAAGGATAGGGGTGTGGGCTATAGCCTGAGGATGGCTAGCCTGCTGGGGTATGACTGTGTTGTGGTGGATTCCAGCGGTAACACGGGTTTGAGCACCGCCTTGTACAGCGCCAGGCTGGGCTTGAAGGCCAGGGTGTATGTTCCCCGCGGTGCTTCGCCGGGTAAGAAGGCGTTGATCAGGGCTACTGGAGCGGAGCTTGTCGAGGCTGAGAGCAGGGAGGAGGCTGCGCGGCTGGCGGAGGCTGAGGCGGAGAAGTGCTTCCACGTCGCCCACCCAACTAACCCCCTCTTCATCGAGGGTGTGAAGAGCCTTGGAAGGGAACTGGCGGGGGAGGCGGCAGGCGATACTGATGTGCTTGCCCCGGTCAGCAGCGGCACCCTACTCCTCGGCATCTACAGGGGGCTTGAGGAGGAGAGGGGCCGTTTCAGGCTTGTTGCCGTCCAGTCGCCCGCAGCCTACTCCCTCAAGGGTCTAGTTCCAGAGCTAGGCTGGGTGGGGGGTGTGGAGGGCAGGCTGCTCGACGCCCTCCTCCTGGCCAGACCGCCTAGGCTCGAAGAGATGGCCCGCGCGGTGAGGGAGAGTGGTGGTGGCGTTGTGGTTGTGGGCGATGGTGCTATACCCGGCGCGGTGAGGGAGGCGGTGCAGAGGGGATTCCTCGTTGAGCCTAGCAGCGCAGCCGTCTTCGCGGCGCATGAGGTCCTCAGGGAGAAGAAGTGGCTTTCTGGGAGAAGCCTCCTGGTGCTGACTGGGAGCGGGTTAAAGTATGCGAGCCTGCTTGAGAAGCTCGCAGCAGAGGCGGCTTAGGGAGGGTGTGGAGGATGGAGTATCACCCCTTTGTGCTGAGGGTTAGGGGGGCTAGGGTCCTGGTTGTGGGGGGCGGCGGTGTCGGGGGCAGGCGAGCGGTCCTGCTCGCTTCCAAGGGCGCTAAGGTTAGAGTGGTATCCCTTGAATTCTCCCAGGAGCTGCTCCGGGCTGCCGAGAGGCTTGGGATCGAGCTTATAGAGGGGGGTTTCGGCGAGGCTAGGAGGCATATCCCCTGGGCTTCTATAGTCGTCATAGCAACACCCCATACGGGGGAGGCTGAAGAAATTGCTAGGGAGGCTTTGAAGGCTGGAAAGCTGGTTAACGTTGCAGCCGACCATAGGCTAGGGAACCTTCTCTTCCCCTTCGCAGGAGAGTCGAAGGGCCTCCTTGTGGGTGTGACTAGCCTTGGAGTCTCAGGCCTCGCCGCTAGAAGGGCTCTGGAGAAGATAATCGAGCTGCTTGATGGGGATGAGGAGGTAGAGTGTCTTCTAGAGACCCACGGGAGGCTGAAAAGGCTGTTGTTTGAGGTGGTCGAGGACTCGAGGCTCAGGATGGAGGTCCACACTTCGCTCTGGAATGACGCCGAGTATAGGAGGCTCTGTAGGGAGGGCCGTGTTGAGGAGGCTATGAGTAGGGCTTTGGAGGTGGCTAGGAGTGTCTCGGGAGCCCGCCTGTAGCTACCTCGTGTTAACCCCTAGCGAGGACCTCGCAATAGAGCTGCACAAGCTCCTGGGGGGGAGCACGTTCTGGATACCGGTTATGGGGTTTAGAGAAGTCGAAGGGTGGCGGAATTCCCTCTTGAGGGCGCTGCGCCGGTGCCCTGTCCTGGGTATAACCAGCCCCCGCGGGGCCGAGCTGCTTGCTAGGGCCCCGGAGGTCCTCGAGGCTGCGGAGAGGGTGTATGCCGTCGGCCCGCAGACGGCGAGGGTGCTAGTGGAGATGGCGGGTGTGAAGCCGGTTGTACCCAGCAGTGGTTACAGCGTATCCTCCATGCTTAAGGAGGCGGAGGCTGCTGGTGAGAGGTGTATCGTGCTGGCGAGGAGCAAGGCTGGCCTGGGCAAGGGTGTTGAGGGGGTTGGGCTCAGGGTCTTGGAGGAGGCTGTGTACGAGCCGGTTATTAGGAGGGAGATGCTGGAGGAGGCTGCTAGGCTGAAAGTTGACGTAGCGATACTGACGAGCGGGGAGATAGCGAGGATGTACTGTAGAGCCCTTGAGAAGGGGGGCGGCGGTGCAGGGGGGTATGTGGCAATAGGAGTATCGACAGCGCTTGCCGCCTCCTCGTGCCCGCCCAGGCCCCTCTGCGTCCCCTCCTCGGCGAGGAGGGAGGAGCTGGCCCGAGCGGCTCTAGCCCTCTGCAGGCTTCTCAAGAGCGGCTAGCCCTTCTATCCACTCCTCGAGAAGCCCCCCGAGCCAGGATAGGAGGTATGGCACTTTTCTCGAAGGCTGGCACGACTCGACCGCCCTGGACGCCCTTCCGGGGAGGAGGCTCGAGGAGGCCATGCACTCTAGACACTTTACATCGCTGATGCTCACCAGCTCAACCCTCGCGCCGGTGGCGGCGGCCAGTCTCGAAGCTATCTCCCCCAGGTCCTCCCTCTGCTCCTCCTTAAACCTCTTGGCAGGCCAGTAAACTATACCCACCTCCCTGCACCCTTTGAACGCGGGCGCAAGGGCCCTGGCCGTTAGGCTCGGTGGAATGGGGCCTACGTGCCTGGCACCCGCCTCCCTAGCTGCCTCGTCCACAGTGTAGAGGTGGCCTCCCCTCGCGGGCAGAAGGCTCACGACAAGGTCGCCCTGGTTGAAGACTCTCCCGCCCATACTCTCAACCTCCTTGATCTGGACAGTGTCAACCCTTACTCCAAGCTTTCTAGCCAGCCTTGCCGCGAGGTCCTCAACAAGCCTTGCAGACTCGGGGTCGCCGGGCTCGTGATATACTAGTACAATCCTACCCATGCTACAACACCCCCGCGAGTCTAAGGCTCTTTAGAGGCGCCTCCGGGCTCTCCCCCACCTCCTCTATGTATATCCTCCTGATCTCCTCGACAACACTCCTGGGCAGCTGGAGGGTGCTCTCCGGCGAAACGTACTCCACAAGCCTCTCCCTGCTCCTAGCTATGAGTACTACCGAGTCGACGGGCGCGCTGGAGAGTATGAAGGCTATGGCCTTCTGCCCCGGGGTGCCCGGGAGGCCCTCGAGGAGGGGCTTCATTCTCCCGTAGACCCTGAAGGCCCACCTATACCACCCCCGGCGCCTCAGGCTCCTATGGTCGCTAAGCTTCTCAGCCTCGCTAGGCGTTATGCTCTCGTCTAGCACTCCTCCAGCGTGAGGTACCCTGGCTACAGCGGCTACCCCCCTCTCTCTGGCCCACGCCGCTATCGTGTAGCCGGGCTCCTGCTCAAGCATGTTGTAGACGAACTGGACTGCCTCGACCTCGCTGTGGGACACCGCCTCGAGGGCCTCCTCTGCAACGTCAGTCTCGGGGCCTAGGGCTATGCCTCCCATGCCTATGAGCCCCTCCCTCCTGGCCCAGGAGAGGAAGCGGTAGATCTCGCCACCCCTGAGGACCTCCAGGGGGGGATTGTGTATGTAGAGGAGGTCTACACTCTCCACCCCCAGCCTCTCGAGGCTCCTCCGGAGCGCCTTTTCAAGGTACTCCCTATCATACCGCCTAACAGGCCTGCCCCCGCTGTAGAAATCGTACCCCACCTTCGTAGCAACGAAGACGCCTCTCCCCCCTGGAAACGCCTCCCCTAGCAGGCGCTCCCCCAGCCCGTTACCATAGACGTCGGCCGTGTCGAAGTGCTCCACCCCGAGGCTCCTCGCAAACCTTAGAATGGCGAGGGCTTCACCCGGCTCGACGCTTCCATACATGCCTGTCAGGCTGTAGACTCCATAAGCCAGCTTAGACGCCGGCATCTTGGTAGACCTGCTCAACAGGCTACTCCCCGGTATTGAAGGTGCTCTAGCACAGGCTGTTTAGCACCTGTAAGTATCTGCATTAACACCGCTAAACAACCGCCCCAGGAGGGGGCAGCTTGTATATAGGGTGTTAGGGGTTGGGAGGGGCGGCTTGTTTCCACTTGAAGTTAACTCCCACAGCTCCAGAGGAAGGATTAGATGCTATCTTGTCAATCGCAAAACACCCGGTATTACTGGCGTATAGCAGCCCGAGATTCCCCTAAAACTTCGGGACTCCTTACATCTCCACGGTGAAGCGCCGGGATGAGGCTCGTAACAGTAAAGATGCCCGAGATGTATGTCAAGGGTATCGACGAGCTAGTCAGAGCCGGGAGATACAGCAGCCGGAGTGAAGTGATCAGGATAGCAGTTAGGGAGCTGCTCAAGAGGGAGTTATGGGGGACGGCTGCTCCAACAGTAGGCATACCCCTCGCCCGGGTCGGGCTGGAGCCCCTGGGAGCGGGGATAGAAGAAGAGTCGCTCCAGCAACCCGAGTTTTAGCCTTCCCGGGGCCGCACCTCAGTCCTGGGGGCCCGGAGCCTTAGGGCGGGCCTCTGCGACTTCATAACACCACATTCTGCCTAGCATGGAACGATGCCGGAGAAAACCCCCTTTTCTCTCCTCGAGGAAAGCTGTTTCAAGACAGGTAGCCTACCTTATGTAGCCGGGCTTCAAGTCTTCGAGGCTGAATATGGCCATGGCGTCCCTCGGCCTACACTTGGCTTTGGCCTCCTCCAGAACCATGTTTATCCTCTCCTTGCTCGTCGCGTGGACCATGAAGTAGCATATGTGCCTCCAAGCGCCCGGCGGGTAGCTCTCCCTGAGGACAACGTGGGTGCTGTACGGCAACTCGGCCGCCCTAACGCAAGTCTCCTCGCCACCCCCCTCAGGCTCCATAACAACCATAGCATTCTCGGTGAACCCTGCCTTGTGACCGTCAAGGGCCAGGCCCGGGTCCATCAGAACGCCCTTGTCGAGCAGGAGCTTAACCTGGCTGAGGACCTCGTCCACACTAATACCGAGCCTCTCAGCCGCGTGTGAGTAGGGATTAAGGTTGAGATGTAGCACCCTCACCAGCCTCGGGAGCAGGGGGTCTACCCCGAGGTCCTCAAGCTTTGGCGGCTTCTCCTCCACCCGCCAATACCGGCCGCTCCTCGATATACCCTCCCTCAGGTCGTACTTGACGCTAAGCTTGTACGTCTTCCTGCTGAAGAGTGCTATCCAATCCTTGACATCCACCTTTCTGGCGGCCTCGTCAACCGCTCTGAGAAGCTCCTCCCTGGTGGGCCTCTTGATCACTATCCAAACATTGTAGACGGGGTGGTTCCTCAGGTAGTTGTGGGTGACATCCGGGTCTCCGCGGAAGAGGTTAGCGAGCTCTCTGTACCTTTCTCCAGCGGCGAAGGCGACTAGCGCGGCGGTCTTGCCCTGGGCGCGGTAGTTATAGTAGAAGCCGATTCTCTTAACTATCCCCGCCTTGGCAAGCTCCTTCAGCCTCTCCACAGCCTTCTCCGGGCTGAGTCCCACGCTCCTGGCCGCGTCTCCTATAGGGTCTGGGGTTAGCTGGAAGTTGTACTGGAGCTCCATAAGAAGGTCTATATCCTTTTCGCTGAGAAGCTGGGCCATGCCTGAAGCCATGACTTAGCAGCCCATATCCGAGGCTGTTGCCGCGGCGGCCTGTTAAGCCTATGTACGTATCGGTTGAGCCCTAGTATAGCGCCGCCTAGATCAGTCTATGACGAACTTGTAACCCATGTCTCTGAGGTCCTCTAGAAGCTCGAAGAGGAGCATGCGCTCTGGCACTTCGAGCACGATTGTAACCCTCGCCATACCAGGGCTTATCCTGGGGTGGAGCCTGTCATGTATAATGTCTACAACATTGCACCTCTTCTCCGCTATCACCTCCAGAACCTTGTATAGCTGGCCCGGGATGTCGGGTATCACACCCGTTATCCTAGCTATCCTACCCTCCCTGGCGAGGCCAACCAGTATAACCTTCTCTATGCTTGTAAGGTCCGCGTTCCCCCCGCTAACTATTACAAGGGTCTTACCCTTGGGCTTCACCACCCTGGCAAGAAGGGCTGCCACGCCCGCGGCTCCGGCACCCTCAGCCAGAATCTTAGACCTCTCGAGGAGGAGGTACATGGCGCTCGCTATCTCATGCTCGTCCACAGCCACAACCTTGTCGACAAGATGCTTCACTATGGGGTAGGTGAGCCTACCCGGCTTCTTGGTCACAAGCCCGTCGGCCAGGCTATGGGTGACTTCAACCTCTATCGGCTTCCCCTCCTTGAAGCTCTCTACGAACTTGGGCGCAGCCTCCGCCTCAACACCTATGACCTTGACGCCGGGCATCAGCTTCCGCACAACCGAGACTACACCAGAGATCAAACCGCCCCCGCCTACAGGCACTATCACCGTGTCGAACTTACCCCCCTGCTCGTAGGCCTCCCACGCTATAGTCCCGTTTCCAGCCATTATCTCGGGATCGTCGAAGGGGTGGACAAGCATGTATCCCCTCTCCTCCGCTATCTTCTCGGCGAGCTTAAACGCCTCGTCCACAACCCGGCCGTGCAGCACTACCTCAGCCCCGTACGACCTGGTAGCCTTAACCTTGGCTGGCGGGGCCAGCTCGGGCATGACTATAACGCTCTTGAGCCCGTAG from Aeropyrum pernix K1 encodes:
- a CDS encoding pyridoxal-phosphate dependent enzyme; its protein translation is MVDSLGFHLWCPRCGIKLREGEYRPWCPRCRGPLEAVGLPRLPPVLGEGSTPLVEAGEGVYAKLEYLNPSGSFKDRGVGYSLRMASLLGYDCVVVDSSGNTGLSTALYSARLGLKARVYVPRGASPGKKALIRATGAELVEAESREEAARLAEAEAEKCFHVAHPTNPLFIEGVKSLGRELAGEAAGDTDVLAPVSSGTLLLGIYRGLEEERGRFRLVAVQSPAAYSLKGLVPELGWVGGVEGRLLDALLLARPPRLEEMARAVRESGGGVVVVGDGAIPGAVREAVQRGFLVEPSSAAVFAAHEVLREKKWLSGRSLLVLTGSGLKYASLLEKLAAEAA
- a CDS encoding precorrin-2 dehydrogenase/sirohydrochlorin ferrochelatase family protein encodes the protein MEYHPFVLRVRGARVLVVGGGGVGGRRAVLLASKGAKVRVVSLEFSQELLRAAERLGIELIEGGFGEARRHIPWASIVVIATPHTGEAEEIAREALKAGKLVNVAADHRLGNLLFPFAGESKGLLVGVTSLGVSGLAARRALEKIIELLDGDEEVECLLETHGRLKRLLFEVVEDSRLRMEVHTSLWNDAEYRRLCREGRVEEAMSRALEVARSVSGARL
- a CDS encoding uroporphyrinogen-III synthase, which codes for MSREPACSYLVLTPSEDLAIELHKLLGGSTFWIPVMGFREVEGWRNSLLRALRRCPVLGITSPRGAELLARAPEVLEAAERVYAVGPQTARVLVEMAGVKPVVPSSGYSVSSMLKEAEAAGERCIVLARSKAGLGKGVEGVGLRVLEEAVYEPVIRREMLEEAARLKVDVAILTSGEIARMYCRALEKGGGGAGGYVAIGVSTALAASSCPPRPLCVPSSARREELARAALALCRLLKSG
- a CDS encoding aldo/keto reductase, which codes for MSRSTKMPASKLAYGVYSLTGMYGSVEPGEALAILRFARSLGVEHFDTADVYGNGLGERLLGEAFPGGRGVFVATKVGYDFYSGGRPVRRYDREYLEKALRRSLERLGVESVDLLYIHNPPLEVLRGGEIYRFLSWARREGLIGMGGIALGPETDVAEEALEAVSHSEVEAVQFVYNMLEQEPGYTIAAWARERGVAAVARVPHAGGVLDESITPSEAEKLSDHRSLRRRGWYRWAFRVYGRMKPLLEGLPGTPGQKAIAFILSSAPVDSVVLIARSRERLVEYVSPESTLQLPRSVVEEIRRIYIEEVGESPEAPLKSLRLAGVL
- a CDS encoding ribbon-helix-helix domain-containing protein, with product MRLVTVKMPEMYVKGIDELVRAGRYSSRSEVIRIAVRELLKRELWGTAAPTVGIPLARVGLEPLGAGIEEESLQQPEF
- a CDS encoding Lrp/AsnC family transcriptional regulator, with translation MASGMAQLLSEKDIDLLMELQYNFQLTPDPIGDAARSVGLSPEKAVERLKELAKAGIVKRIGFYYNYRAQGKTAALVAFAAGERYRELANLFRGDPDVTHNYLRNHPVYNVWIVIKRPTREELLRAVDEAARKVDVKDWIALFSRKTYKLSVKYDLREGISRSGRYWRVEEKPPKLEDLGVDPLLPRLVRVLHLNLNPYSHAAERLGISVDEVLSQVKLLLDKGVLMDPGLALDGHKAGFTENAMVVMEPEGGGEETCVRAAELPYSTHVVLRESYPPGAWRHICYFMVHATSKERINMVLEEAKAKCRPRDAMAIFSLEDLKPGYIR
- the ilvA gene encoding threonine ammonia-lyase codes for the protein MSEEVEALRLADEIFRLSSEARGYVARGAHVTPLDKSTTLSRITGAEVYLKLENLQKTGSFKVRGPLFKLGRALEKGSVEGVVAASAGNHAQGVAYAASFYGLKSVIVMPELAPPAKVKATRSYGAEVVLHGRVVDEAFKLAEKIAEERGYMLVHPFDDPEIMAGNGTIAWEAYEQGGKFDTVIVPVGGGGLISGVVSVVRKLMPGVKVIGVEAEAAPKFVESFKEGKPIEVEVTHSLADGLVTKKPGRLTYPIVKHLVDKVVAVDEHEIASAMYLLLERSKILAEGAGAAGVAALLARVVKPKGKTLVIVSGGNADLTSIEKVILVGLAREGRIARITGVIPDIPGQLYKVLEVIAEKRCNVVDIIHDRLHPRISPGMARVTIVLEVPERMLLFELLEDLRDMGYKFVID